The following proteins come from a genomic window of Companilactobacillus pabuli:
- a CDS encoding L7Ae/L30e/S12e/Gadd45 family ribosomal protein, with amino-acid sequence MKNFLNFLGIAVRARKFISGTELTINGMRSGEVKLVIMAQDCSARTKKDLHNKASYYNVPVIDTISSEELKTAIGKDRKVMGITDFGFAKRLKELMDN; translated from the coding sequence ATGAAAAACTTTTTAAATTTCTTAGGTATTGCAGTTAGAGCTCGAAAATTTATTAGTGGAACTGAACTGACTATTAATGGAATGCGCAGTGGTGAGGTAAAACTCGTTATCATGGCGCAAGATTGTAGTGCTCGAACAAAAAAAGATTTGCACAATAAGGCAAGTTATTATAATGTACCTGTGATAGATACGATAAGTAGTGAAGAGTTAAAAACGGCTATTGGAAAAGACAGAAAAGTTATGGGAATAACAGATTTTGGATTTGCTAAAAGGTTAAAAGAACTTATGGACAATTAA
- the nusA gene encoding transcription termination factor NusA — MSKEMVEALDALEREKGIKKEYVIESLEAALVAAYKRNYNQAQNVDVEFDAKKGNIHVYAVKEVVEDVVDDRLEVSLEDAQQKSKGYEIGDHIKEEVTPKDFGRIAAQTAKQVIMQRVREAERDIIYNEYSQYEHEIIQGTVERSDSRYVYITYGRIETVMPKADQMPGETYNSRDRIRVYVTKVENATKGPQVFVSRTDPGLVKRLFEQEVPEIYDGTVEIVSIAREAGDRTKIAVKSDNPDVDPVGTCVGPKGSRVQAVVDELNGENIDVVPYVDDPVDFIANALNPAEVIAVQFDETDKKQCIVIVPDYHLSLAIGKKGQNARLAAKLTGYKIDIKPESQVEFVDDNDEDVDLDDIESGKIDIEKTRENAANADDAKNPAAQDDEDNDTDSDDVDSDSDSEN, encoded by the coding sequence ATGAGTAAAGAAATGGTTGAAGCCCTCGATGCGCTTGAACGCGAAAAGGGTATCAAAAAAGAATACGTTATTGAATCATTAGAAGCTGCCTTAGTTGCGGCTTATAAGAGAAATTACAACCAAGCCCAAAACGTTGATGTTGAATTTGACGCTAAAAAGGGTAATATACATGTTTATGCGGTTAAAGAAGTTGTCGAAGACGTTGTTGATGATCGTCTTGAAGTAAGTCTTGAAGACGCTCAACAAAAGAGTAAAGGTTATGAAATTGGCGATCATATCAAAGAAGAAGTAACGCCAAAAGACTTTGGTAGAATTGCAGCGCAAACTGCTAAGCAAGTGATTATGCAACGTGTTCGTGAAGCTGAGCGTGATATCATTTATAATGAATACAGTCAGTATGAACACGAAATTATCCAAGGAACCGTCGAACGTAGTGACAGTAGATATGTTTACATCACTTATGGACGTATCGAAACAGTTATGCCTAAGGCTGATCAAATGCCTGGTGAAACATACAATTCTCGTGATAGAATTCGTGTTTATGTAACTAAAGTTGAAAATGCTACTAAAGGACCACAAGTGTTTGTTTCTAGAACCGATCCAGGTTTGGTCAAGAGATTATTTGAACAAGAAGTTCCTGAAATTTATGATGGAACTGTTGAAATCGTCTCAATTGCTCGTGAAGCTGGGGACAGAACTAAGATTGCTGTTAAGTCAGACAATCCAGATGTAGATCCTGTTGGTACTTGTGTTGGACCAAAAGGGTCACGTGTACAAGCAGTTGTTGATGAATTGAACGGTGAGAATATTGACGTTGTACCATATGTTGATGATCCGGTTGATTTCATTGCTAACGCCTTGAATCCAGCTGAAGTAATTGCGGTTCAATTCGATGAAACTGATAAGAAACAATGTATTGTAATCGTTCCTGATTACCACTTGTCACTAGCAATTGGTAAGAAGGGTCAAAATGCTCGTTTAGCTGCTAAGTTGACTGGTTATAAGATTGATATCAAACCAGAATCACAAGTTGAATTCGTTGATGATAACGACGAAGATGTTGATTTAGACGACATTGAGAGTGGTAAAATTGACATAGAAAAGACTCGTGAGAATGCTGCTAATGCAGACGACGCAAAGAATCCTGCTGCACAAGATGACGAAGATAATGATACAGACTCAGATGATGTAGATAGCGATTCTGATTCAGAAAACTAA
- the rimP gene encoding ribosome maturation factor RimP: protein MDTKVEELKAILQPILEQHDFFLVDLELVHEHGDWYLRVYADKKGGISIDDCAVISEEYGEKLDELDPIEPAYYLEVSSPGAERPLKNDESLTNYVDDYVHVSLYQKVNGEKAFEGTLTEVTDTEITLIVKVKNLKKQVEISRKNIAKIRLAIEF, encoded by the coding sequence TTGGATACAAAAGTTGAAGAATTAAAAGCCATTTTACAACCCATTTTGGAGCAACACGATTTCTTTTTAGTTGATTTAGAACTCGTGCATGAACATGGGGATTGGTATTTGAGAGTTTATGCAGATAAAAAAGGTGGAATCAGTATTGATGATTGTGCCGTTATTAGTGAGGAATACGGAGAAAAACTGGATGAATTGGATCCAATTGAACCAGCTTATTATCTAGAAGTTTCATCTCCTGGTGCAGAACGTCCATTAAAGAACGATGAAAGTCTAACTAATTACGTTGATGACTACGTTCATGTTTCTTTATACCAAAAAGTAAATGGTGAAAAAGCTTTTGAAGGAACACTTACAGAAGTAACAGACACAGAGATAACTTTGATCGTAAAAGTTAAGAATTTAAAGAAGCAAGTAGAAATTAGCCGCAAAAATATCGCTAAGATTCGTCTTGCAATCGAATTCTAA
- the rnpM gene encoding RNase P modulator RnpM — MATRKIPMRKDVLTNKMYPKREMVRIVKDKEGNISIDPTGKKPGRGAYVGLDPEAVKNAKSAKVLEKVFSHAVPENFYDELFDFVDHQKARMDLFGDLGKKH; from the coding sequence TTGGCAACTCGTAAGATACCTATGCGTAAAGATGTTTTGACAAACAAGATGTATCCAAAAAGAGAAATGGTAAGAATTGTCAAAGATAAAGAAGGCAATATTTCGATTGATCCTACTGGAAAGAAACCTGGCCGTGGGGCTTATGTAGGTCTAGATCCAGAAGCCGTTAAAAATGCTAAATCAGCAAAAGTTCTGGAAAAAGTATTTTCACATGCAGTTCCAGAAAATTTTTATGATGAACTATTTGATTTCGTTGATCACCAAAAGGCCCGTATGGATCTTTTTGGAGATTTAGGTAAGAAACATTAA
- the infB gene encoding translation initiation factor IF-2, whose translation MVKKRIYTIAKENSVENQVVLDAAAKLGIDVKNHMSSVDESVEKKIVGSLKGGKKPVKAQPKNQAKAQPKTDEKREGSNHNSGDHKTKIKITAVRRDTNKGKGHFDHRNNNHNSNSNRPNSNNNNYHRPNNGNNSHNSNNNNSNRNDNRNSQNRDNRNRNNETRNNRNGENRNNNRNRNNNNRRDRSSVQGQAPRPRQSAGNKYLEQFKTNIADASHIPSHPTRNHNNRSNNNRTNNSDNAHRNNHRPNNNNENNNRYNKNNNNHNVNNRNNNNNRNNQNQNRRPNNNNNATKANENHKSTVANVNIPKPEYKKPKPTNNNRDFGHKQNLANPFGSRKKKKERKRQQQRQRNEPKKPMPQRKERPLPETLVYTVGMNAQDIGKLIHREPAEIVKKLFMLGIMINQNKSLDKDTIELLAEDYGIKSQEKVEEDVADIDKYFDAEVNTTENLVTRPPVVTIMGHVDHGKTTLLDHLRHTHVTAGEAGGITQHIGAYQVRLKDRLITFLDTPGHAAFTNMRARGADITDIVILVVAADDGVMPQTVEAINHAKAANDPIIVAINKIDKPGANPQHVIEELMQYDLVPEDYGGDTIFVNISAKMGTNIDELLEMVLLESDVLELKANPKQKAIGTVIEAKLDKGRGPVATLLVQQGTLHVGDPIVVGNTFGRVRTMTNYNGKEIKSAKPSEPVEITGLNEVPESADKFVVFDDEKTARAAGEERASRALQKERQNTNPVTLDNLFETMKEGELKQVDVIIKADVQGSAEAIAGSLKKIEVEGVRVNIIHSAVGAITESDVNLAAASNAIIIGFNVRPTAQAKVQAKDENVDIRLHRVIYKAIDEVEAAMKGMLEPVYEEKVIGNLSVRETYNVSKIGTIAGCYVNSGKIQRDSGVRLIRDGIVITEGKLASLKRFKDDVKEVGSGFECGITIENYNDIKIGDEIEVYVMEQVPVK comes from the coding sequence ATGGTCAAAAAAAGAATTTATACTATTGCAAAAGAAAATAGTGTTGAGAATCAAGTAGTACTAGATGCCGCTGCAAAATTGGGCATTGATGTGAAAAACCATATGTCATCAGTAGATGAAAGTGTAGAAAAGAAAATCGTTGGTAGCTTAAAGGGTGGTAAAAAACCAGTTAAAGCTCAACCAAAGAATCAAGCTAAAGCACAACCTAAGACTGATGAAAAACGCGAAGGTAGTAATCACAATTCAGGTGATCACAAAACTAAGATCAAGATTACTGCTGTAAGAAGAGATACTAATAAGGGTAAAGGTCATTTTGACCATCGTAACAATAATCACAACTCCAACAGTAATCGTCCAAACAGCAATAATAATAACTATCATCGTCCAAACAATGGTAACAATTCTCACAATTCAAACAATAATAATAGCAATAGAAACGATAACCGTAATTCACAAAATCGTGATAACCGTAATCGTAACAATGAAACACGTAACAACCGCAATGGCGAGAATCGTAACAATAATCGCAATCGCAACAATAACAACCGACGTGATCGTTCAAGTGTGCAAGGACAAGCTCCACGTCCAAGACAAAGTGCTGGTAACAAGTATCTAGAACAATTTAAGACCAACATCGCTGATGCTAGTCATATTCCTAGTCATCCAACTAGAAATCACAACAATCGTTCTAACAACAACCGCACTAACAATAGTGACAATGCTCATAGAAACAATCACCGTCCTAACAATAATAACGAGAATAACAATCGTTATAACAAGAATAACAACAACCATAATGTAAATAACCGTAACAACAATAATAATCGCAATAACCAAAATCAAAACAGAAGACCTAATAATAACAATAATGCTACTAAGGCTAACGAAAATCACAAGTCAACTGTAGCAAACGTTAATATTCCAAAGCCAGAATACAAGAAGCCAAAGCCAACTAACAATAATCGTGACTTTGGACACAAACAAAATCTTGCTAATCCATTTGGTAGTCGTAAGAAGAAGAAAGAGCGTAAACGTCAACAACAACGTCAACGTAATGAACCTAAGAAGCCAATGCCACAAAGAAAGGAACGTCCATTACCAGAAACACTTGTCTATACAGTTGGTATGAACGCTCAAGATATTGGTAAATTGATTCATAGAGAACCAGCAGAAATTGTTAAGAAACTATTTATGCTTGGAATTATGATCAACCAAAACAAGTCATTGGATAAAGATACAATTGAGTTGTTAGCTGAAGACTACGGTATTAAATCACAAGAAAAAGTTGAAGAAGATGTTGCTGATATTGACAAGTACTTTGATGCTGAAGTTAATACGACAGAAAATCTTGTTACACGCCCACCAGTAGTTACAATCATGGGTCACGTTGATCATGGTAAGACAACCTTGCTTGATCACTTGAGACATACACATGTTACTGCCGGCGAAGCAGGTGGTATCACTCAACATATTGGTGCTTATCAAGTTCGTCTAAAAGACAGATTGATTACCTTCTTGGATACACCAGGACATGCTGCCTTTACTAATATGCGTGCTCGTGGTGCTGATATTACTGATATCGTTATCTTAGTTGTTGCTGCTGATGATGGTGTTATGCCACAGACAGTTGAAGCTATCAACCATGCTAAGGCTGCAAATGACCCAATTATCGTAGCTATCAATAAGATCGATAAACCAGGTGCAAATCCACAACACGTAATCGAAGAATTAATGCAATATGACTTAGTTCCTGAAGATTATGGTGGGGATACTATCTTTGTTAATATTTCTGCTAAGATGGGTACAAATATTGATGAATTGCTAGAAATGGTTCTTCTAGAATCCGATGTTCTAGAATTAAAGGCTAACCCTAAACAAAAAGCTATCGGTACTGTTATCGAAGCTAAGTTGGACAAGGGTCGTGGACCAGTTGCTACATTGTTAGTTCAACAAGGTACATTACACGTTGGTGATCCAATTGTTGTTGGTAATACCTTTGGTCGTGTCAGAACTATGACTAACTACAATGGTAAAGAAATCAAGAGTGCTAAACCATCAGAGCCAGTTGAGATCACAGGTCTTAATGAAGTTCCAGAATCAGCCGACAAGTTCGTTGTCTTCGATGATGAAAAGACAGCTCGTGCTGCTGGTGAAGAACGTGCTAGTCGTGCTCTTCAAAAGGAACGTCAAAACACTAACCCTGTAACACTTGACAATTTGTTCGAAACAATGAAAGAAGGAGAACTTAAACAAGTCGACGTTATTATCAAAGCCGATGTTCAAGGTTCTGCTGAAGCCATTGCCGGAAGTTTGAAGAAGATTGAAGTTGAAGGCGTTCGTGTCAATATTATTCACTCTGCCGTTGGTGCTATTACTGAAAGTGATGTTAACTTAGCTGCTGCAAGTAATGCTATCATCATTGGATTTAATGTTCGTCCAACTGCTCAAGCTAAGGTTCAAGCTAAGGATGAAAATGTTGATATTCGTCTACACAGAGTTATTTACAAGGCTATCGACGAAGTTGAAGCTGCTATGAAGGGTATGTTGGAACCAGTTTACGAAGAAAAAGTTATTGGTAACTTATCCGTTCGTGAAACTTACAACGTATCTAAGATTGGTACTATCGCTGGTTGTTATGTCAACAGTGGTAAGATTCAACGTGATAGTGGCGTAAGACTTATCAGAGATGGTATCGTTATTACTGAAGGTAAACTAGCTTCTCTAAAACGTTTCAAAGATGACGTTAAGGAAGTTGGTTCAGGATTCGAATGTGGTATCACAATCGAAAACTATAACGATATTAAGATCGGTGACGAAATCGAAGTTTACGTTATGGAACAAGTTCCAGTTAAATAG